One genomic region from Candidatus Chlorobium masyuteum encodes:
- a CDS encoding type II toxin-antitoxin system Phd/YefM family antitoxin encodes MKYSTSIKPISFLKTHASEVIREVSANRGTMIITHNGEAKVIVQDVHLYEETQESLALLKILAQSSQSIEKGRYKPVSESFELIRQQISNHQEL; translated from the coding sequence ATGAAATACAGTACATCCATCAAGCCCATCAGCTTTTTGAAAACTCACGCATCTGAAGTTATTCGGGAAGTTTCAGCCAATAGAGGAACCATGATTATCACGCATAACGGAGAAGCGAAGGTAATTGTGCAGGATGTTCATCTCTACGAAGAGACCCAGGAAAGTCTTGCTTTATTGAAGATACTGGCTCAAAGTTCTCAGAGTATTGAGAAGGGAAGGTATAAGCCTGTCAGTGAATCGTTTGAGTTGATCAGACAGCAGATTTCAAATCATCAGGAGTTATGA
- a CDS encoding type II toxin-antitoxin system RelE/ParE family toxin encodes MRYDVFLSDDAEADILDIWKYVARFDSVERASTLLDALQEACLSLCQFPDRGHCPPELERVCVLEYRELHYKPYRIIYRILDRKVFIHCVLDGRRNLQDLLLERLIR; translated from the coding sequence ATGAGGTATGATGTTTTCCTGAGTGATGATGCAGAGGCAGATATTCTCGATATCTGGAAATATGTTGCTCGTTTCGATTCGGTTGAAAGAGCATCCACTCTTCTTGATGCGCTGCAGGAGGCTTGTCTGAGCCTTTGCCAATTTCCTGACCGGGGACATTGTCCACCCGAACTGGAACGGGTGTGTGTTTTGGAGTATCGTGAACTTCATTACAAGCCGTATCGGATTATTTACCGGATTCTGGATCGCAAGGTTTTTATTCACTGTGTTCTTGATGGCAGAAGAAATCTTCAGGATCTTCTTCTCGAACGATTGATACGATAG
- a CDS encoding ParD-like family protein, protein MLVSTSIRINKELYEQARQDAVLEHRSISGQIEFWARVGRAALDNPDLPVSFVAESLASLAEPRELSTPFVPRSARQ, encoded by the coding sequence ATGTTGGTAAGCACTTCAATCAGAATCAACAAGGAGCTTTATGAACAGGCCCGGCAGGACGCAGTGCTTGAGCATCGTTCTATTTCGGGTCAGATCGAGTTTTGGGCACGGGTAGGTCGTGCGGCGCTTGACAACCCTGATTTACCGGTCAGCTTTGTAGCTGAATCGCTGGCATCATTGGCCGAGCCGAGAGAACTCTCTACACCGTTTGTACCACGGAGTGCAAGGCAATGA
- a CDS encoding type II toxin-antitoxin system RelE/ParE family toxin, translating into MTWSVRQTRRFARQYKKLHDNTAADVDSAVEKVRQSPDIGERKKGDLAALYVYKFRSSGQLYLLGYSLDESVRLVYLEAVGPHENFYRDLKR; encoded by the coding sequence ATGACCTGGTCTGTAAGGCAAACGCGCAGATTTGCTCGACAATACAAAAAGCTTCACGACAACACCGCTGCTGATGTAGATAGTGCCGTTGAAAAGGTACGGCAAAGCCCAGACATCGGAGAACGAAAGAAGGGTGATCTGGCTGCATTGTATGTTTACAAGTTTCGCAGCTCAGGCCAGTTGTATTTACTTGGCTATTCGCTGGATGAGAGTGTTCGGCTGGTCTACCTTGAAGCTGTTGGGCCACACGAGAACTTTTATCGGGATTTGAAGCGATAA
- the queC gene encoding 7-cyano-7-deazaguanine synthase QueC, whose translation MRAVVLLSGGMDSLVTTAMAHEQGFELAAMHVNYGQRTWHKELASFRDICNHYNIDRRLEVDADFLARIGGSSLTDLSMPVSGADLQGSTIPTSYVPFRNANFLSMAVSWSEVIGANRIFIGAVEEDSSGYPDCRKIFYDAFNQVIALGTKPETTIEIVTPLIEMQKSDIVHRGMLLDVPFAYSWSCYKSEGRACGVCDSCARRLRAFELVGVRDPIDYEERPRYI comes from the coding sequence ATGAGAGCCGTTGTTTTGTTAAGCGGAGGGATGGACAGCCTTGTCACTACGGCGATGGCCCATGAGCAGGGGTTTGAACTGGCAGCCATGCATGTCAATTACGGACAGCGAACATGGCACAAGGAGCTTGCTTCATTCCGTGATATCTGTAATCACTACAATATTGATCGACGCCTCGAAGTTGATGCCGATTTTCTTGCCAGGATCGGTGGTTCATCACTGACCGATCTCTCCATGCCGGTGAGCGGAGCCGATCTTCAGGGATCGACAATCCCAACCAGTTATGTCCCTTTCCGTAATGCCAATTTCCTCTCAATGGCCGTGAGCTGGTCAGAGGTTATCGGGGCCAACCGGATATTTATCGGAGCGGTCGAAGAGGACTCTTCCGGTTATCCCGACTGCCGAAAAATCTTTTATGATGCATTCAACCAGGTTATTGCTCTCGGGACCAAACCTGAAACAACTATTGAAATAGTGACTCCCCTTATCGAGATGCAGAAGTCGGATATTGTTCACCGGGGCATGCTGCTTGATGTTCCGTTTGCCTACAGCTGGTCATGCTACAAGAGTGAGGGCAGGGCGTGCGGAGTCTGCGACAGCTGTGCACGCAGGCTCAGGGCTTTCGAACTGGTTGGCGTACGCGATCCGATTGATTATGAAGAGAGACCTCGGTATATTTAG
- a CDS encoding CPBP family intramembrane glutamic endopeptidase produces MSSVKAFSSSSELESLNARFTQSFALMAMIWILGLVGHFTPVQEWPALFLYVIGSIGLVLYRGKKYGEWESMFLAGGNLRKSLLWGGIVGLVLFGMDIMNTLLYYKNGGAPMMEMENILVNRSLLFLFPVLVFAEEFLWRGIMLSSMIEKGFNKHLTVFLTAIFYVVNHFAVAPVGMKERALMAMMAFPIGIFGGYLVLKTRNVWGSVLVHMITMLSMLLDLFVIPKLLL; encoded by the coding sequence ATGAGTTCTGTAAAAGCATTTTCCTCATCGTCTGAGTTGGAGTCACTCAATGCACGGTTTACCCAGTCATTTGCGCTTATGGCAATGATCTGGATTCTTGGTCTCGTCGGCCATTTTACCCCGGTTCAGGAGTGGCCCGCACTCTTTCTCTATGTTATCGGTTCAATAGGCCTCGTGCTGTATCGTGGCAAAAAATATGGCGAATGGGAGTCGATGTTTCTTGCCGGTGGCAATCTCCGTAAATCCTTGTTATGGGGTGGTATTGTTGGGCTGGTGCTTTTCGGAATGGATATCATGAACACACTTCTCTATTACAAAAACGGCGGAGCGCCGATGATGGAGATGGAGAACATTCTTGTTAACCGTTCACTGCTCTTTCTTTTTCCGGTGCTTGTTTTTGCCGAAGAGTTTCTCTGGCGCGGCATTATGCTCTCCTCAATGATCGAGAAAGGCTTTAACAAACATCTGACGGTGTTTCTGACCGCCATCTTCTATGTTGTCAACCACTTTGCGGTTGCTCCTGTCGGCATGAAAGAGCGTGCATTGATGGCTATGATGGCCTTTCCGATAGGGATTTTCGGCGGTTATCTTGTTCTTAAAACCCGCAATGTATGGGGGAGCGTTCTGGTGCATATGATCACCATGCTCTCCATGCTGCTTGATCTGTTTGTTATTCCAAAACTTTTGCTCTGA
- the trpA gene encoding tryptophan synthase subunit alpha has protein sequence MHHNRITLRLQRDEKLLIAYYMPEFPVSGATLPVLEALEESGADIIELGMPFSDPIGDGPVIQDAAHTAIKNGVTIKRLLELVRIARQGEGCRKITAPILLMGYCNPIIAYGIDRFLQDAALAGVDGLLIPDFPPEEAALFLQKAKDLGLTVVFLVSPVTPPERIELIDSLSTDFSYCLAVNATTGTSKLSDASTEAAVDEYLKRVRLHARKKFVVGFGIRDRERVEHMWSLADGAVVGTALLQHIAPASTPAESARLAREFWNALR, from the coding sequence ATGCACCACAACAGAATTACCCTCCGTTTGCAGCGGGATGAAAAACTGCTGATTGCCTACTATATGCCCGAGTTTCCGGTTTCGGGTGCCACGCTTCCCGTGCTTGAGGCGCTTGAAGAGAGCGGCGCCGATATCATCGAGCTTGGCATGCCCTTTTCCGATCCGATCGGGGACGGGCCGGTGATCCAGGATGCGGCGCACACCGCGATCAAAAACGGGGTGACCATCAAACGCCTGCTTGAACTGGTGCGTATTGCCCGACAGGGAGAGGGGTGCCGGAAGATTACAGCCCCCATTCTTTTGATGGGTTACTGCAACCCCATCATCGCATACGGGATAGACCGGTTTCTTCAGGATGCGGCTCTGGCGGGAGTAGACGGATTGCTTATACCCGACTTTCCGCCCGAGGAGGCGGCTCTTTTTCTCCAAAAGGCTAAAGATCTTGGTTTGACGGTGGTTTTTCTTGTTTCACCGGTTACTCCTCCGGAGAGGATTGAGCTGATTGATTCGCTCTCGACCGATTTTTCCTACTGTCTGGCTGTCAATGCAACAACCGGAACATCCAAGCTTTCCGATGCGTCAACTGAAGCTGCCGTGGATGAGTACCTGAAACGGGTGCGGCTCCATGCGCGGAAAAAGTTTGTCGTTGGATTCGGCATCCGCGACAGGGAAAGGGTAGAGCACATGTGGAGTCTGGCTGACGGGGCCGTTGTAGGAACCGCGCTCCTGCAGCATATCGCTCCGGCCTCAACCCCTGCAGAGAGTGCCCGTCTTGCCCGGGAGTTCTGGAATGCCTTACGATAA